The proteins below come from a single Ictalurus punctatus breed USDA103 chromosome 24, Coco_2.0, whole genome shotgun sequence genomic window:
- the 42sp43 gene encoding P43 5S RNA-binding protein-like isoform X1: MSDQQILENAGPVQRLQLFNCVHADCGATFTRRWRLEEHETLHTGARPHKCPEEGCALQFSRRSHLRRHALKHQGRTISLACCSRCSEASCGKTFYNRDKLRRHVRYAHADKEQYFKCTSPGCVMTFRKRRALKLHQATHGMSSGFRCSKADCRMTFSTHIARKAHEKTHRGYPCPHAQCPVVEYTWGKLLKHTATHPASHSCSTCKKTFVKRGALRRHRRTHALQKPVLLCPSDGCQAYFSTTFNLQHHIRKVHLKLLRHLCSFPGCDKAFAMRESLVRHMLHHDPDAAKLKRRPKRSSKSWQKRLEGRARRALVEDDLRRLFSLRMRVSRRTKLEANLSGLFNERKIPHHVDPEVNLRDLFSIKPPQKVEG; this comes from the exons atgAGTGATCAGCAGATTTTAGAGAACGCAGGCCCAGTGCAGCGGCTGCAGCTCTTTAACTGCGTGCACGCGGACTGCGGAGCGACGTTCACGCGCCGGTGGCGTCTCGAGGAGCACGAGACCCTACACACTGGAGCG CGGCCACATAAATGCCCAGAAGAAGGATGCGCGCTCCAGTTCTCGCGCAGGTCGCACCTCCGCAGGCACGCGCTCAAACACCAAGGCAGAACCATCAG CCTGGCTTGTTGTTCCAGGTGCTCTGAGGCGAGCTGCGGAAAAACCTTCTACAACAGGGACAAGCTGAGGAGACATGTCCGCTACGCGCACGCGGACAAGGAGCAGTACTTTAAG TGCACCTCTCCTGGCTGTGTGATGACGTTCCGGAAGCGGCGTGCGCTGAAGCTTCACCAGGCGACTCACGGCATGTCCTCCGGCTTCAG GTGCTCGAAGGCGGACTGCAGAATGACGTTCAGCACACACATCGCCCGAAAAGCTCACGAGAAGACCCACAGAG GTTATCCCTGTCCTCACGCACAGTGTCCGGTGGTGGAGTACACCTGGGGTAAACTCCTGAAACACACCGCGACTCACCCAG CCTCACACTCCTGCTCCACGTGTAAGAAGACGTTTGTGAAACGCGGCGCTTTGCGGCGACACAGGCGCACACACGCGCTGCAGAAGCCCGTGCTGCTGTGTCCGAGCGACGGCTGCCAGGCGTACTTCTCCACCACCTTCAACCTGCAGCACCACATCCGCAAAGTCCACCTGAAGCTGCTGCGCCATCTCTGCTCCTTCCCCGGCTGCGACAAAGCCTTCGCCATGAGG GAGAGTCTGGTCCGTCACATGCTTCATCACGACCCTGACGCCGCGAAACTCAAG CGGAGACCGAAGCGGAGCAGTAAGAGCTGGCAGAAGCGTCTGGAGGGTCGAGCCCGGCGCGCGCTGGTGGAAGACGATCTGCGGCGTCTGTTCTCTCTGCGCATGCGCGTCTCTCGCCGCACCAAGCTGGAGGCCAACCTGTCTGGATTATTCAACGAGCGCAAAATCCCACACCACGTCGACCCTGAGGTGAACCTGCGGGACCTCTTCAGCATCAAACCCCCGCAAAAGGTCGAAGGTTAA
- the 42sp43 gene encoding P43 5S RNA-binding protein-like isoform X2: MSDQQILENAGPVQRLQLFNCVHADCGATFTRRWRLEEHETLHTGARPHKCPEEGCALQFSRRSHLRRHALKHQGRTIRCSEASCGKTFYNRDKLRRHVRYAHADKEQYFKCTSPGCVMTFRKRRALKLHQATHGMSSGFRCSKADCRMTFSTHIARKAHEKTHRGYPCPHAQCPVVEYTWGKLLKHTATHPASHSCSTCKKTFVKRGALRRHRRTHALQKPVLLCPSDGCQAYFSTTFNLQHHIRKVHLKLLRHLCSFPGCDKAFAMRESLVRHMLHHDPDAAKLKRRPKRSSKSWQKRLEGRARRALVEDDLRRLFSLRMRVSRRTKLEANLSGLFNERKIPHHVDPEVNLRDLFSIKPPQKVEG, from the exons atgAGTGATCAGCAGATTTTAGAGAACGCAGGCCCAGTGCAGCGGCTGCAGCTCTTTAACTGCGTGCACGCGGACTGCGGAGCGACGTTCACGCGCCGGTGGCGTCTCGAGGAGCACGAGACCCTACACACTGGAGCG CGGCCACATAAATGCCCAGAAGAAGGATGCGCGCTCCAGTTCTCGCGCAGGTCGCACCTCCGCAGGCACGCGCTCAAACACCAAGGCAGAACCATCAG GTGCTCTGAGGCGAGCTGCGGAAAAACCTTCTACAACAGGGACAAGCTGAGGAGACATGTCCGCTACGCGCACGCGGACAAGGAGCAGTACTTTAAG TGCACCTCTCCTGGCTGTGTGATGACGTTCCGGAAGCGGCGTGCGCTGAAGCTTCACCAGGCGACTCACGGCATGTCCTCCGGCTTCAG GTGCTCGAAGGCGGACTGCAGAATGACGTTCAGCACACACATCGCCCGAAAAGCTCACGAGAAGACCCACAGAG GTTATCCCTGTCCTCACGCACAGTGTCCGGTGGTGGAGTACACCTGGGGTAAACTCCTGAAACACACCGCGACTCACCCAG CCTCACACTCCTGCTCCACGTGTAAGAAGACGTTTGTGAAACGCGGCGCTTTGCGGCGACACAGGCGCACACACGCGCTGCAGAAGCCCGTGCTGCTGTGTCCGAGCGACGGCTGCCAGGCGTACTTCTCCACCACCTTCAACCTGCAGCACCACATCCGCAAAGTCCACCTGAAGCTGCTGCGCCATCTCTGCTCCTTCCCCGGCTGCGACAAAGCCTTCGCCATGAGG GAGAGTCTGGTCCGTCACATGCTTCATCACGACCCTGACGCCGCGAAACTCAAG CGGAGACCGAAGCGGAGCAGTAAGAGCTGGCAGAAGCGTCTGGAGGGTCGAGCCCGGCGCGCGCTGGTGGAAGACGATCTGCGGCGTCTGTTCTCTCTGCGCATGCGCGTCTCTCGCCGCACCAAGCTGGAGGCCAACCTGTCTGGATTATTCAACGAGCGCAAAATCCCACACCACGTCGACCCTGAGGTGAACCTGCGGGACCTCTTCAGCATCAAACCCCCGCAAAAGGTCGAAGGTTAA